tgtgtgagagaaagagagataggGAATAAGCTTCTCAAACTGTAGTATTAGAAAGATTAGAAAACCTTGGGCTGTGATCTGGGTGCTTCTGTGTGGAGCCTGAATTCAGACCATCTGTTCTTTGCCAGTAGTTGTTCCTTCTAAATCGTCATTCATTAATTCCATTTTGCAGGTGATTTGTGACTAATCCACCAATGGCAGACATGGGGAGTGTTCTGGAAACATTTTTCAACTAATTTGGTGGTGCTAAATGTTGTAGGTAGCTTGCTGGACACCAGTTTTGCACTCACAGTCTTGACAAATAGGGGTCAAGTAAAGTCGCATCGATGGCTAATCTTTGAAACACGATCAAACTGTGTCATGCCCATCTGATAACTGTAGTATCACTTCATTGGCTGCAGTGGACAATGGTGTTTATTTAATCCCAGTGGAATTAGCCACCACAACAAACCACACCAATGAAATATAAATCCGGTAATCAGTACTAAATATGTGGCCATGTAATTCTACATATACCATGGTGCACTTATATCCACATAAATTGAATTTGTCAGTACTGTTGTGATTGAAAGTGCTTTAATGACTTGGCCCAGTTTCGTTGATCCCTCGTAGTCAGGACTTCGATGCTGTGCATTTAAGTGGGTGTCCTAGTTTTCTAGACATTCATATTTTGTGACTATCGGTGCTTTTttccattatttattttgtggccAGTTGTCTCAACATGGCTTAGGTTCAGTAGGGTGACAGTATCTTGCTCTTGGGCATGTTGGTGAGGATCATCCAGAGTGAGGGCCCAGAATGCACCTGGAAGGAAAGTGTGTCACCATGTCCTCAGCCGAGGCTGACAGGTGTTCTTTTTAGGGGTGCTGGCACATGGTCTTCTTGCAGTGTGTGAATGTGTATATGGGATTATCTCATGTTTCTCTTTAAAGACCCTGGTGAGAAAATACGAGCTGGATGATCTTCTCCACTAAGCCCTGTCATGCACCCTCCTTGACGATGAATAGTTTGATTCCATAAATGAATCAACTCAACTCTGCCAAAGCAAGGCACACAAAGTTATCGGCATTTTCAACTCCATCTCATGGccatttgttcatattttacaAGGTGGCTAATTCATACGAATTCGTATGACCTcactcgtacaaattcatatgattttTGCTAAATCATACGTATTTTATGAGTTCCCCAATTTGTATACGAATTACCTACCcctaaccccgcccctaaaTCTACCCGTCATTGGGGTTTAGACAAATCGTGCAAAAATCGCATGAGTGAGGTCATACAAAtttgtacgaattagccacctcgtaaaatacgtacgaattGGTTGAGAGATAGAGTTGACATTTTATTGTCTTGCACGCAAGCCACATTTTCAAATCGCAGTAAGTAGCATTAGCTTTTGTTTGTGTCCTTTCCTGTTGTGTCCTATCCTCAGCCCAGCTGTGTCAAACAGTATGTTGCTCAtgatatttatcatttattcatgtgtCAGACTTTAACTGTGAATGGAAAATCTGCACGGCTTTCCTGACACTGCCAAATGCCCTACTGAGAAGATATCCTGTACCTACCCTCCTTTGCACTAATGAACCTGACATTTGTTTCTTTTACAGGGACACCGGGGGAAGTAACATTTCAAGTTGATATTTTTCAAAGATGTGCCATATGAAAAAGGTCAAAGgcaagtattttttttgttgttttcccCTGGTGATGCCTGCCAGAAAGGTCAAGGTTAAAATATGACCTATGGGAGTATTGTGTAATTCCATTGGGCTGTGCCATGCTATTCTCCAGTGCGTGTGATGTAAGAGGAAAGCTGTCTGTGGTCACAGCATGTGTTCTATTTGCCTGAAGATTTACAGCAGCACAGGAGTAAACATGAATTCAGAACACAGAGcgacaaaaataaacaacaacagctgGAAAAGCGATGAGTAATGACCGCTTTCATGAGCGCACTGGAGAAGAGGTACTGTCaaaatctttttgtattccTCTCAATTCGTATAAAATGTGGACTTTTTGAAAGCGTTGCGATTTTCAGGACAGCCATTACGTTCAGGACGTAAACAAGTGTGTCTGAGTTGTGCAGCTGTGACACGGTCGGAAGGTTTTGCATGCAATTTCTGATTTGTAGCATGCGATGATCATCTTCACTGAGGTTCACACAGTTATTCACAGTCACCATCTCTCACTTTCAGGGCAGTAATCTGTATGCACACAGCCCCATGTTAATCGTCACATCCATCACCATGGCAATGGAGCCAGAATATAAAATTATGCACTACGCTGACTGAATCGGAGGACAACAGAAAAGAAGCCAAATGTGTTGCCAACAAGTCATTAGCCATTTATCCAGGATGGAATTAGAATTGCAACCACAGCCTTGGGTCAAATGTGCTATGGGCACCACAGTTCAGCTGGCACGCATTCAAGAGCAGAAGCGTATGGATCAAGATACAGATCAACACACAGTGTACAATTGAATTAAAGAATCAGAATTCCCTTTCGACTGTGGGTAAACCGAGTGGGCTACACCTCCCCTTCAGTCGTCACACTCCCCTCCCCTCTCCATGCCCCCAGCGCTTCCCAGTCTCTGGTTCACTCGTCTCTGTTTACCTCTCTGCTAATCCCTTGCATTGCGCGCTCTCTCTCTTCCCCACATTCTCTCGATCGCTGTCTCTCCTCCCCTTTCATTCTCAGAGCCAGCGGGCTGCCACACGACCTACACTGCCTGCTACATGATCTCGTGGAAAACAGAGCTCCGTGTCTTTGTAGCCGCTTGCTGTTGCTTGAGCCTTTGTAGATTGCAATCTAGGAGACAAGGAAAGATGCCTTCGCGACAACCCTGACTCCTGTCATCTCCAGATGCGCCCCTGTCCCCTTTCCTAGTATCTCGCCCCCTGACCCTTTACCCCATCCCCTCTCCTCTACCCCTCTCCAAACCTCCCTCTCTTAATCCCCCCGATCTCCCCTTCACCTCGCATCCTCTTGACAATGTTCTCATGTGTTCGCTGGTTTCAGCCTTTCCTTGCCTTGCTATCCTCTACCTTGTTAACTTGGGGGTACAACTGCCCATCCAGCTGCTTGTGTCCAGACCATCACACCGTGGACTGCACAGGTCAAGGACTCACCCGTCTTCCAGACTCCATCCCTTTGGACGTACGGAGACTCCTTCTGTCTAACAACTGGATTCCCTGGATCCCTTCTGATTTCCTGGTTCTCTACAGTGATTTGGTGTACCTGGATCTGAGGAATAACTCCCTAACAAGGCTGGAGCCTGGGACTCTGACCACATCCTCCAGACTGGTCTACCTGGACCTGGGAAGCAACAACTTGACTGAGATCCCCTCGGGAACTTTCGGGGAATCCCGTAGTCTGATCAAGCTACGACTGGGTAACAATCCGTATTTGAATATGGTCAGCAAGGACGCCTTTGCGGGCCTCACCTCCTTACGAGAGCTCGAGCTGGAGAGGAATGCCCTCTCTGGCCTGGACGTTGAGGTGTTGAGCCAGTTGCCTTCTTTGCGGGTGATACGCCTGGAAGGGAACCCCTGGTTGTGCAATTGCAACTTTGCCAAACTCTTTCTGTGGCTATTGGAGAATCGTCACAAGCTCCCAACTGGTAAGCTGCTTAAATCTTTCTTTCCTGATCTGCATGAAATAAtgtcatacttttttttcatacaCTAAAGACCTTTTGAATCACTTTAACCCTCACAGTCTGTGGTGGTTCACCTGTGAAAGATCCAAAGGGTCAGTAAATCTGAGGGTGAGAAGTGTTGATGCTTTAGATCTACTTTCTGACTAGGACATACATGTGGGTGGACTGATTTTGTTTGGGATAGAGATGCTTAACAACCCATTGGTTGCTTACAGCTGAGAGATAACTCATTTGACTTGTCACATTAGCATGATGGGCTAGTAATTCAATTGATTAATGTCTTGAATCACTCAATCGaaagtaaaattttaaattataacacTTGTGATATTACATGCTTCCACTGAATCTTGTGTTTAGCTCAATAATGCATGAGAATGTTTTCAAACCAAGACAAAGAGGTCAACACACCGTAGGTGATCACTAGAATATGCAAAATATTCTAGTGCATAATTCATGAAACATATGCCACACAACATGTTCCCTAATTTTGTTTCATGTCTTGTCCTCTTTGTTGACGTTAATTTGAGTGGTAACTAAAGGACAAAATTGAGGGAAATACACTCCTTGGATTACAGTATCCGTTGGTCATTAGGTCACTTACCACTAGTCCAAGGTTAAGCTCCACAGCTACATCAAATATATATGCATGATCCTCACTGTCCCTTAGAAGCACAAGTCACTTTTCTTTCCCGGTGTCTGTTTAAGAGACTAATGTAACATTAGGTTGCAAGTTCCGAACATGTCAATATAAAAAATTTGGTTGcacatttatataatgtatacaaACCAAGTGCTGGAAACATGTGTAGTGGTTTTGTTACACaacaaaacctttaaaaaactaTCTTTGTTTGTGCAGTACAAAAGTGagttaatacaaaaatatatgcatttcatattaaaatgaacatttttacttttggaTACGTAACCAAATACTTTGATTTGAAGTCTCAATTCACATATTTTTAACAGAATTTACTTAACGTCATAGGTGTGAATCTTTGTGATTGGATTAAACTCCATATTAAGAGAAATATTTGCTTAATCCTCAGACATTTGAAGTTTATTTGACTATTTTGTAGCTTATGAGACTGAGATCGTATCTGACTGTATTGCATTTTCTATTTGTATCTTCTAAATCACATCATCATTTAATTGAGTCCATTTCCAGAGTAATAATATTTACTGTACCCATTAAGTTAACATGAACAGGATGTTTGTTCCTTTGTCAGCAGTGACAAAGAAGGTCAGTTGTATTTGTAAACAACACCCTTTCACCCATTCACAAATGTTTCCAGACTATAGACCttgcacatttttttaattttttttatcaatgtcGCTTCTTCTGTGTAATTTGCAGATTATTAGCAAAACATAAATTGAGTTTACTATTAAGTCTTGAggataattatataatatatgatactttggttaaaaagctaaaatgaaagaaaataacaaTATGGACCTTATTATGGACAAAGTAACACTTCTTGTCTTCCCAGCAGGTATACTTACACATTGTTACCGTGTCTTTACtaagtacaggtgcatctcaataaattagaatgtcgtggaaaagttcatttatttcagtaattcaactcaaattgtgaaactcgtgtattaaataaattcaatgcacacagactgaagtagtttaagtctttggttcttttaattgtgaagattttggctcacatttaacaaaaacccaccaattcactatttcaacaaattagaatacttcataagaccaatttagaaaagaaaaaaattttttttagtgaattgttggccttatatgtatatgtactcgatacttggtaggggctccttttgctttaattactgcctcaattcggcgtggcatggaggtgatcagtttgtggcactgctgaggtggtatggaagcccaggtttctttgacagtggccttcagctcatctgcattttttggtctcttgtttctcattttcctcttgacaataccctatagattctctatggggttcaggtctggtgagtttgctggccagtcaagcacaccaacaccatggtcatttaaccaacttttggtgcttttggcagtgtgggcaggtgccaaatcctgctggaaaatgaaatcagcatctttaaaaagctggtcagcagaaggaagcatgaagtgctccaaaatttcttggtaaaggggtgcagtgactttggttttcaaaaaacacaatggaccaacaccagcagatgacattgcaccccaaatcatcacagactgtggaaacttaacactggacttcagcttctccacccttcctccagactctaggaccttggtttccaaatgaaacacaaaacttgctctcatctgaaaagaggactttggatcactgggcaacagtccagttcttcttctccttagcccaggtaagatgcctctgacgttgtctgtggttcaggagtggcttaacaagaggaatacgacaactgtagccaaattcct
This sequence is a window from Onychostoma macrolepis isolate SWU-2019 chromosome 23, ASM1243209v1, whole genome shotgun sequence. Protein-coding genes within it:
- the lrrc38a gene encoding leucine-rich repeat-containing protein 38, translated to MFSCVRWFQPFLALLSSTLLTWGYNCPSSCLCPDHHTVDCTGQGLTRLPDSIPLDVRRLLLSNNWIPWIPSDFLVLYSDLVYLDLRNNSLTRLEPGTLTTSSRLVYLDLGSNNLTEIPSGTFGESRSLIKLRLGNNPYLNMVSKDAFAGLTSLRELELERNALSGLDVEVLSQLPSLRVIRLEGNPWLCNCNFAKLFLWLLENRHKLPTGLDGMECSLPGDGRQVSLSVLSEDSFRECRGLLTLTDYLIVIFSGICISVAAIIASFFLASTIHCFQRLKSKRTDEEEAED